The Prevotella melaninogenica ATCC 25845 genome includes a window with the following:
- a CDS encoding carboxypeptidase-like regulatory domain-containing protein, which yields MVKGKSTCKLLKDIRQQIADANGISYQPKECHHKGDCAGTCPACEEEIRYLERELKARKGNDFGMKVAGIAAGICATVMPMTTAAQTVKPDSTANRPVHTAKKGDVKVVDLSDGCASPVVVRGMVIGGDDKEPLIGASVVIDGTNKGVATNVDGQFALKLPPDTSLVISYIGYKTKKVHVSSLLHSDNNVIVLEDSREPMLDGIVTTATLPTSKDDVYGHRTYKPKSHKEKNKKKCK from the coding sequence ATGGTAAAAGGAAAGAGTACTTGTAAGCTATTGAAGGATATTCGGCAGCAGATAGCGGATGCGAATGGTATCAGTTATCAGCCTAAGGAGTGTCATCACAAGGGGGATTGTGCAGGTACCTGCCCTGCTTGTGAGGAGGAGATACGCTACCTTGAACGTGAGTTAAAGGCACGTAAGGGTAATGACTTCGGTATGAAGGTGGCTGGTATTGCTGCTGGTATCTGCGCTACGGTAATGCCGATGACTACTGCTGCGCAAACTGTTAAGCCTGATAGTACGGCTAATCGTCCTGTACATACAGCTAAGAAAGGCGATGTAAAGGTAGTAGACCTTTCTGATGGTTGTGCATCACCTGTGGTTGTACGTGGAATGGTCATAGGTGGTGATGATAAGGAACCTTTGATAGGTGCTTCTGTTGTAATAGACGGAACAAACAAGGGCGTTGCAACAAACGTGGATGGACAGTTTGCCTTGAAGTTACCACCAGACACTTCGTTGGTTATTTCATATATCGGATACAAGACAAAGAAGGTTCATGTAAGCTCTCTTTTGCATTCTGATAATAATGTTATAGTGCTTGAGGATAGTAGAGAGCCAATGTTAGATGGCATTGTAACAACAGCTACACTACCTACCAGTAAAGATGACGTGTATGGTCATAGGACTTATAAACCGAAGTCGCATAAGGAAAAGAATAAAAAGAAGTGTAAGTAA
- a CDS encoding DUF4348 domain-containing protein, which produces MKKAFLLIVCVCVAMVAVTTGCTSKKVDGDDSTTTDSTAAEDTDTVDSVDSATEVIAATPMPKAADQLFDDFFFNFIANKKLQMNRIKFPLPVVNGTKTTELTRGNWKMDYFFRKQGYYTLIFDNEKQMKFSKSTDLDSVIVEKIHLKRGTIEQYWFDHQDGSWKLNQIRNITFKDSYNASFYTFLSHFFANGGKGAVKSSLAYSGPDPNGEETNVVNTTIPAEEWSSFLPELPHEMIYNILYGQKYSDTDRRIVTFRGLSNGAETQLIFKQNGKSWRLEKVVAY; this is translated from the coding sequence ATGAAAAAAGCTTTTTTACTTATTGTGTGTGTTTGTGTAGCTATGGTAGCTGTTACTACAGGTTGCACAAGCAAGAAGGTTGATGGCGATGACAGTACAACTACTGATTCTACAGCAGCAGAAGACACTGACACTGTAGATAGCGTTGACTCTGCCACGGAGGTGATTGCTGCTACTCCTATGCCAAAGGCAGCAGACCAATTGTTTGATGACTTCTTCTTTAACTTTATTGCTAATAAGAAGTTGCAGATGAATCGTATTAAGTTCCCACTGCCTGTAGTCAATGGTACAAAGACTACGGAGCTGACTCGTGGAAACTGGAAGATGGATTATTTCTTCCGCAAACAGGGCTATTACACGCTTATCTTTGATAATGAGAAACAGATGAAGTTCTCTAAGTCTACCGACTTGGATAGTGTCATCGTTGAGAAGATACATTTAAAGAGAGGTACGATAGAGCAGTATTGGTTCGATCATCAGGATGGTAGCTGGAAGTTGAATCAGATTCGTAACATCACATTCAAGGATAGTTATAACGCATCTTTCTATACCTTCCTGTCACACTTCTTCGCAAATGGTGGTAAAGGGGCTGTGAAGAGTTCATTAGCTTATTCAGGTCCAGACCCTAATGGTGAGGAGACGAATGTGGTCAACACGACTATCCCTGCTGAAGAATGGTCATCATTCTTACCAGAACTTCCACACGAAATGATTTATAACATCCTTTATGGTCAGAAGTATTCAGACACAGATCGCAGGATTGTTACCTTCCGTGGGTTGTCTAATGGCGCTGAAACGCAGCTCATCTTTAAGCAGAATGGTAAGAGTTGGCGCTTAGAGAAGGTTGTAGCTTATTAA
- a CDS encoding carboxypeptidase-like regulatory domain-containing protein, with the protein MEKGRAICKVLKDVRQKIANENGISYHPEECHHKGECTGTCPGCEKEIRYLEEQLKNKQHSGLGLKVAGIAAGVCVTVLPMAAMVQTESKISLEANPQLIKQDSIKVVDLTNGNPDAVLLRGQVLDKETKESLIGAVVMLKGSIAPNGLGTCTNVDGWYAVKALPTDTLEAGFVGYHKTFVTVKELLATKDKTIYLEQDTTNWHKIITVGGIKGISGKHHPKKGPKSHKEKNKKKCK; encoded by the coding sequence ATGGAAAAGGGGAGAGCCATTTGCAAAGTCTTGAAGGATGTCCGTCAGAAAATAGCAAATGAGAACGGAATAAGCTATCATCCAGAAGAGTGTCACCATAAGGGTGAATGTACAGGTACGTGTCCTGGCTGTGAGAAAGAAATCCGTTACCTTGAAGAACAACTGAAGAATAAACAGCATAGCGGTTTAGGTTTGAAGGTGGCAGGTATCGCAGCAGGCGTCTGTGTGACAGTATTGCCAATGGCTGCTATGGTACAGACAGAGAGTAAGATTAGTCTGGAGGCGAATCCCCAGCTCATAAAGCAGGATAGTATAAAAGTGGTAGACCTGACGAATGGTAATCCTGATGCTGTGCTTTTACGTGGACAGGTGCTTGATAAGGAAACAAAAGAGTCATTAATTGGGGCAGTTGTTATGTTGAAAGGTTCAATAGCTCCAAATGGATTGGGAACGTGTACCAATGTGGATGGCTGGTATGCAGTGAAAGCTTTACCAACTGACACCTTAGAAGCTGGCTTTGTAGGCTATCATAAGACTTTCGTGACGGTTAAAGAGCTGTTAGCGACAAAGGATAAGACGATTTATCTTGAGCAGGATACTACCAATTGGCATAAGATTATCACCGTTGGGGGCATAAAAGGAATATCAGGGAAGCATCATCCTAAGAAAGGACCTAAGTCGCATAAGGAGAAGAATAAAAAGAAGTGTAAGTAA
- the mtaB gene encoding tRNA (N(6)-L-threonylcarbamoyladenosine(37)-C(2))-methylthiotransferase MtaB, whose product MIDTAAFQGKTAKFYTLGCKLNFSETSTFARTLYNMGVREAKKTEQADICLINTCSVTEVADHKCRQIIHRMVRQNPGAFVIVTGCYAQLESATVAKIEGVDLVLGSNEKADLVQYLSDAWNKVDTAKEETSEGEYHSVKTKDIKSFQASCSRGNRTRYFLKVQDGCNYFCTYCTIPFARGFSRNPTIQSLVAQAEEAAREGGKEIVLTGVNIGDFGKTTGESFLDLVKALDKVEGIQRFRISSLEPDLIDDELIAYCAESRAFMPHFHLPLQSGSDEVLELMHRRYDTALFARKIKLIKEKMPDAFIGVDVMVGSRGERPEYFEDCYNFLDSLPVTQLHVFPYSERPGTAALSIPYVVDDREKKHRAHKLLKLSDEKTRTFYAEHIGQEADVLFEKAARGKAMHGFTDNYIRVELSPDQAKEEYDNQILRVRLGEFNFDQSSLKAELL is encoded by the coding sequence ATGATAGATACAGCAGCATTTCAAGGCAAGACAGCCAAGTTCTATACGTTGGGTTGTAAGCTCAACTTCTCAGAGACAAGTACCTTCGCGCGTACCTTATATAATATGGGCGTGCGTGAAGCGAAGAAGACTGAGCAGGCAGACATATGTCTGATTAACACCTGTTCGGTTACTGAGGTTGCTGACCATAAGTGCCGTCAGATCATCCATCGTATGGTTCGCCAGAACCCAGGTGCTTTCGTAATCGTGACAGGTTGCTATGCTCAGCTTGAGAGTGCAACGGTAGCGAAGATAGAAGGTGTTGACCTTGTGTTGGGTAGTAATGAGAAAGCCGACCTCGTACAGTATCTTAGTGATGCTTGGAACAAGGTCGATACAGCTAAAGAAGAGACGTCAGAGGGAGAGTATCACTCTGTAAAGACGAAGGATATTAAAAGTTTCCAAGCAAGTTGCTCACGTGGTAATCGTACACGCTACTTCCTAAAGGTGCAAGACGGATGTAATTACTTCTGTACTTATTGTACGATTCCTTTTGCTCGTGGATTCTCACGTAACCCGACTATTCAGTCACTTGTTGCGCAGGCAGAAGAGGCTGCAAGAGAGGGTGGAAAGGAGATTGTTTTGACGGGAGTGAATATAGGTGACTTCGGTAAGACCACAGGTGAGAGTTTCTTAGACCTCGTTAAGGCATTAGATAAGGTAGAGGGCATACAGCGATTCCGTATTAGTTCGTTGGAACCCGACTTGATTGATGATGAGTTGATAGCGTATTGTGCAGAGTCACGAGCGTTTATGCCACATTTCCACCTCCCACTTCAGAGTGGTTCTGACGAGGTGTTGGAGTTGATGCACCGTCGTTATGACACGGCACTCTTTGCTCGTAAGATAAAACTTATTAAGGAAAAGATGCCCGATGCATTTATCGGAGTGGATGTGATGGTAGGTTCTCGTGGCGAGCGTCCAGAGTATTTTGAGGATTGTTATAACTTCCTCGACTCTCTTCCAGTCACCCAACTCCATGTCTTCCCTTATTCGGAACGTCCAGGAACAGCGGCATTGTCAATCCCTTATGTGGTAGATGACCGTGAGAAGAAGCACCGTGCGCATAAGCTTTTGAAACTCTCTGACGAGAAGACACGTACCTTCTATGCGGAGCATATAGGGCAGGAGGCAGACGTCCTCTTTGAGAAAGCGGCACGAGGAAAGGCTATGCATGGCTTTACAGATAACTATATTCGTGTAGAACTATCGCCCGATCAGGCAAAGGAAGAATATGACAACCAGATTCTCCGAGTACGATTGGGAGAGTTTAATTTCGATCAAAGTTCATTAAAGGCAGAACTCTTATGA
- a CDS encoding SemiSWEET family transporter yields MTKEKFFTSMGWIGMVTSVLMYVFYIPQIENNLAGQKGTFIQPFMAGVNCTLWVAYGLFKEKRDWPLAIANTPGIIFGFVAAFTAL; encoded by the coding sequence ATGACAAAAGAAAAGTTCTTCACCTCTATGGGTTGGATTGGTATGGTAACATCAGTTTTAATGTATGTATTCTACATTCCTCAGATAGAGAACAACTTAGCAGGGCAGAAGGGAACCTTCATTCAGCCATTTATGGCAGGTGTTAACTGTACCTTGTGGGTTGCTTACGGATTGTTTAAGGAGAAGCGTGATTGGCCTTTGGCGATTGCTAACACACCGGGTATCATCTTTGGTTTTGTAGCTGCTTTCACTGCATTGTAA
- a CDS encoding 3'-5' exonuclease, translating to MQDFAAIDFETANFERCSVCSVGVVIVRGGEIVDSFYSLIQPEPNYYHWRCTQVHGLTCADTDGAPVFCEVWKQIEPMIEGLPLVAHNASFDKSCLKASFYTYQMDYPDYEFLDTLKAARRHFPHLPDHQLQTVSSACGYELTDHHHALADAEACAWIAREIL from the coding sequence ATGCAGGATTTTGCAGCGATTGACTTTGAGACAGCTAACTTTGAACGATGTAGTGTATGCTCGGTGGGCGTGGTGATAGTAAGAGGAGGAGAGATTGTTGACAGTTTCTATTCGCTTATACAGCCCGAACCGAATTACTATCATTGGCGATGTACGCAGGTGCATGGGCTTACGTGTGCAGATACTGACGGCGCACCCGTATTCTGTGAGGTATGGAAGCAGATAGAGCCTATGATTGAAGGCTTACCACTTGTGGCCCATAACGCATCTTTCGACAAATCTTGTCTGAAGGCTTCCTTCTATACCTACCAAATGGATTACCCTGATTATGAGTTTCTTGATACACTGAAGGCTGCACGACGCCACTTCCCTCACCTCCCCGACCATCAGTTACAAACGGTTTCTTCTGCCTGTGGCTATGAACTAACCGACCACCATCACGCCCTCGCTGATGCGGAAGCTTGTGCGTGGATAGCACGTGAAATATTATAG
- a CDS encoding gliding motility protein GldB: MRYLYCILLVVLFTCVGCQFKLSSDDVNENSLLLEIDRYDRLEYRYLTTGDFSALQQMNTEYPIETRTLIEDVVKIGEITDPDINTKFLKFYQDTTLQSVIAAVESEFANTEDLDHQFNGAFRRLKQALPNITIPRVYAQISALDQSVVVGNGTIGISLDKYLGPNYPLYAKFYSPTQRKQMSREYILPDCMTFYLMSIYPLQHFESRPQVERDLQIGKIQWIVNQIMTKRTYHSRYEEAVDNYMKKNPKTSYEELLRMTDFSKFTVVES, from the coding sequence GTGAGATATCTCTATTGCATATTATTAGTTGTTCTGTTCACCTGTGTAGGCTGTCAGTTCAAACTTTCATCTGATGACGTGAATGAAAATTCACTGTTATTAGAGATAGATCGCTATGACCGTTTGGAATATCGTTACTTGACAACAGGTGATTTCTCTGCGCTCCAGCAGATGAATACAGAGTATCCGATAGAGACCCGTACACTGATAGAGGATGTCGTAAAGATTGGTGAGATAACCGATCCAGACATCAATACAAAGTTCTTGAAGTTCTATCAAGACACGACCTTACAGTCTGTTATTGCAGCTGTAGAGTCGGAGTTTGCCAATACAGAAGACCTTGATCATCAGTTTAATGGAGCTTTCAGACGACTGAAACAGGCTTTGCCGAACATTACAATCCCAAGAGTCTATGCACAGATATCAGCTTTAGACCAGAGTGTTGTCGTGGGTAATGGTACTATCGGTATCTCGCTTGACAAGTATCTCGGTCCTAATTATCCTTTGTATGCTAAGTTTTATTCGCCAACACAGCGTAAACAGATGTCACGTGAATACATCCTTCCAGATTGTATGACATTCTATTTGATGAGTATCTATCCTTTACAGCATTTCGAATCGCGTCCGCAAGTGGAGCGTGACTTGCAGATTGGAAAGATACAATGGATTGTCAATCAGATAATGACAAAGCGAACCTATCACAGTCGGTATGAGGAGGCTGTAGACAACTATATGAAGAAGAACCCTAAGACTTCTTATGAGGAACTGCTTCGTATGACAGACTTCTCCAAATTTACTGTTGTGGAGAGTTAA
- the pheS gene encoding phenylalanine--tRNA ligase subunit alpha, whose translation MLLDKIEELLKEVSALTAKSADDVEQLRLKYLSKKGEINALMGEFRNVAADQKKVVGMKINELKQSAQDKINELKDQLETSEAQSDDIDLTRTAYPINLGTRHPLTLVKNEIIDIFARMGFTLYQGPEIDDDQHVFTMLNFAADHPARDMQDTFFIERSSTMDVTKNVLLRSHTSNDEAHYMSTHEPPIRVLCPGRVYRNEAISARAHCFFHQVEGLYVDKNVSFTDLKQVLLTFAREMFGADTKIRLRPSYFPFTEPSAEMDISCNICGGEGCGFCKHTGWVEILGCGMVDPHDLEACGIDSSVYTGYAFGMGVERIANLKYRVSDLRLFSENDTRFLREFEGA comes from the coding sequence ATGTTATTAGACAAGATAGAAGAACTTCTCAAGGAAGTGAGTGCACTCACGGCTAAGAGTGCTGATGATGTGGAGCAACTCCGTCTGAAATACCTCAGTAAGAAAGGCGAAATCAATGCGTTGATGGGCGAGTTCCGTAATGTGGCAGCCGACCAGAAGAAGGTTGTCGGCATGAAGATTAATGAACTTAAGCAGAGTGCACAGGACAAGATTAACGAACTCAAGGACCAGCTTGAAACAAGTGAGGCACAGAGTGATGATATCGACTTGACACGTACTGCTTATCCTATTAACCTCGGTACACGTCATCCGTTGACACTTGTAAAGAACGAGATTATTGATATCTTTGCTCGTATGGGTTTCACTCTCTATCAGGGTCCAGAGATTGATGACGACCAGCATGTGTTTACTATGTTGAACTTTGCTGCTGATCATCCTGCACGTGATATGCAAGATACCTTCTTTATTGAGCGCAGCAGTACGATGGACGTTACGAAGAACGTTCTTCTCCGTAGCCACACTTCTAATGATGAGGCACACTATATGTCTACACACGAACCTCCAATCCGTGTTCTTTGCCCAGGTCGTGTATATCGTAATGAGGCTATCTCGGCTCGTGCACACTGCTTCTTCCATCAGGTAGAGGGTCTTTATGTTGATAAGAATGTTAGCTTTACCGACCTAAAGCAGGTGCTTCTCACCTTTGCTCGTGAGATGTTTGGTGCAGATACAAAGATCCGTCTTCGTCCAAGCTATTTCCCATTCACTGAGCCAAGCGCAGAGATGGATATCAGCTGTAACATCTGTGGCGGTGAGGGCTGCGGCTTCTGTAAGCACACTGGATGGGTTGAGATTCTTGGTTGTGGTATGGTTGACCCACACGACCTCGAGGCTTGTGGCATTGATTCAAGCGTATATACAGGTTATGCCTTCGGTATGGGTGTTGAGCGTATAGCCAACCTCAAGTATCGTGTAAGCGACCTCCGCCTCTTCTCTGAGAACGATACCCGCTTCCTTCGCGAGTTTGAGGGAGCGTAG
- a CDS encoding DUF6155 family protein, whose protein sequence is MTKLKLKKHLAVLPKEDVINLVLSLYDASAEAKMYLEMYLTPDYSAALEKYKKIIRNEFFPDRGFSDKPSFATCRKAISDFKKLKANAISLGDLMLYYIELGCEYTMTFGDMWEQYYTTLETNFEKALKHISDHNLEEHFRQRIESMLNSTQCGWGFSDTLWDMYYDYYGCQE, encoded by the coding sequence ATGACCAAATTAAAACTAAAGAAGCATCTGGCAGTACTACCTAAGGAAGACGTAATAAACCTTGTGTTGAGTCTGTATGATGCAAGTGCAGAAGCGAAGATGTATCTGGAAATGTATCTTACACCTGATTATAGCGCTGCATTGGAAAAGTATAAAAAGATTATTCGCAACGAATTCTTCCCTGATCGAGGCTTTTCTGATAAGCCTTCATTTGCAACTTGCCGCAAGGCAATCTCCGACTTCAAGAAGTTGAAAGCTAATGCCATCAGTCTTGGAGATCTAATGCTTTACTATATAGAGTTGGGATGTGAATACACAATGACCTTCGGTGATATGTGGGAACAGTATTATACTACATTAGAAACGAATTTTGAGAAAGCCTTGAAGCATATTTCCGACCATAACCTTGAGGAACATTTCAGACAGAGAATTGAAAGTATGCTTAATTCAACACAATGTGGTTGGGGTTTTTCCGATACCTTATGGGATATGTATTATGACTATTATGGTTGTCAAGAATGA
- a CDS encoding 3'-5' exonuclease, giving the protein MEANNYTPSLDKYQVPVVEASQGYHLVLASPGCGKTHILAERIRYARERGVKYEDMLCLTFTNRAAREMTNRIQKVVGGDFSELMVGNVHRFCSKFLFEQGRIPADSAIIDDEEAVSIIADYRNEDEEGVTRDFNRYKGYQTIIFFQHFIYQMEHQHPWKYYLHPESFTDDDREAVKHICASQKIEYDEQAVVNIYHHAQEYMDEANAPGLDGKTADRIRVLLWKMYYANCYARYKEENHLFDFEDLLLYTYDIYRSDPTCKRYPWIQVDEVQDLNGMQLAIIDLLTAEDNPMVMYLGDEQQAIFSFMGAKVETLTLLKMRCKGNIHHLQRNHRSPKYLLDVFNDYAEKQLKIDRELLPLSDNDTKATSGDLRIIHSSTIEAEHKDITTEALSLYEQNKEERTAVIVSANSDADRISEAMTEAGLTHFKVSGRDLFDTPDVKLLLAHLSVLSNEHNSIAWTRIMKGVRAFPSHALARRFNWKLKQLALSPSDFLLYPESCYTAEFLRAYNEEEIVVFDTETTGLNVFQDDIIEIAAIRIKGGEVVGEPLDLYIETDKPILPMLGDKENPMYAIYHEKMSTGELLSPSDALRRFLAYVGTSPILGHNANYDYNILDNNLQRYCNDTMQAHDIRCFDSLKLIRLLAPSLHSYKLESLLETFQLAGVNSHQAIDDVKATVSLVRLCAEKAREKQAQQEAFIHHPKVKPFANVLRSNYGERYREAVNRLYQLSTDHEPALVSELSAAYNAFHSDGLINDIPRLDYILRYLRIDMLTDEPVANALAPQLSQYIMDINTLKEADFCNSKSILERIYVTTVHKAKGLEFDNVIIFDAADGRYPNAYNKTKQQDEEDARKFYVAMSRAKRRLFIAYALQMVDRHGRVFNRELTPLMDSIQKYFN; this is encoded by the coding sequence ATGGAGGCAAATAATTACACACCAAGTTTAGATAAATATCAAGTTCCTGTTGTTGAGGCAAGTCAGGGATATCATCTTGTGCTGGCATCACCGGGATGTGGTAAGACACATATCCTCGCAGAGAGGATAAGATACGCACGAGAAAGGGGTGTGAAGTATGAGGATATGCTCTGTCTTACATTCACCAACCGTGCTGCAAGAGAGATGACCAACCGTATTCAGAAGGTGGTGGGAGGTGATTTCTCTGAACTAATGGTGGGTAATGTGCATCGTTTTTGTTCTAAGTTCCTTTTTGAGCAGGGTAGGATCCCAGCTGATTCTGCCATTATTGACGACGAAGAGGCGGTGAGTATTATCGCTGATTATCGCAATGAAGATGAAGAAGGAGTAACAAGAGACTTCAACCGATACAAAGGTTATCAGACGATTATCTTCTTTCAGCATTTCATCTATCAGATGGAACACCAGCATCCATGGAAGTATTACCTCCATCCAGAGAGTTTCACGGATGATGATCGAGAAGCTGTAAAGCATATCTGTGCCTCACAAAAGATAGAATATGACGAGCAGGCAGTAGTGAATATCTATCATCATGCACAGGAATATATGGACGAAGCGAATGCACCCGGGCTTGACGGAAAGACAGCAGATAGGATTCGTGTACTTCTTTGGAAGATGTATTACGCTAATTGTTATGCCCGATACAAGGAGGAGAATCACCTCTTTGACTTTGAAGACTTGCTCCTCTATACATACGATATCTATCGTTCTGACCCTACCTGCAAGCGTTATCCATGGATACAGGTCGATGAAGTGCAGGATCTTAATGGTATGCAGCTTGCTATTATCGACTTACTGACAGCAGAAGACAACCCGATGGTGATGTACTTAGGCGACGAACAGCAGGCTATCTTCTCTTTTATGGGGGCGAAAGTGGAGACACTAACCCTCTTGAAGATGCGCTGTAAGGGTAATATTCATCATCTGCAGCGTAACCACCGTTCACCAAAATATCTACTTGACGTCTTTAATGACTACGCAGAAAAGCAACTGAAGATAGACCGCGAACTACTCCCTCTTTCCGATAATGACACTAAGGCTACGTCGGGAGACTTGAGAATCATACATAGTAGTACGATAGAAGCCGAACACAAGGATATTACCACTGAGGCACTCTCCCTTTACGAGCAGAATAAGGAGGAGCGTACAGCCGTCATCGTTAGTGCTAATTCGGATGCTGATCGTATCAGTGAAGCTATGACGGAAGCAGGGCTGACCCACTTTAAGGTGTCTGGTCGCGACCTCTTCGATACACCAGATGTCAAGCTATTGTTGGCTCATTTGAGTGTACTCTCTAATGAACATAATTCTATTGCGTGGACACGTATCATGAAAGGGGTGCGTGCCTTCCCTTCTCATGCCCTTGCTCGCCGATTTAATTGGAAGCTAAAGCAGTTGGCACTGTCGCCATCCGACTTTCTTCTTTACCCCGAAAGCTGTTACACAGCAGAGTTTCTTCGTGCCTACAACGAGGAAGAAATTGTTGTATTCGATACTGAAACAACAGGCTTGAATGTCTTTCAAGATGATATTATAGAGATTGCTGCCATCCGAATCAAGGGTGGGGAAGTGGTTGGCGAACCGCTTGACCTCTACATAGAGACCGATAAACCGATTCTACCAATGCTCGGTGATAAGGAGAATCCGATGTATGCTATCTATCATGAGAAGATGTCTACTGGCGAATTACTCTCTCCCTCTGATGCCTTACGACGTTTCCTTGCCTACGTTGGGACCAGTCCTATCCTTGGTCATAACGCCAACTATGATTACAACATATTGGACAATAATCTGCAACGTTACTGCAATGACACGATGCAGGCACATGATATTCGTTGCTTCGACTCGCTCAAACTGATAAGACTATTGGCTCCGAGCCTTCATTCTTATAAGTTGGAAAGCCTGCTCGAGACCTTCCAGTTGGCGGGTGTTAATAGTCATCAGGCAATTGATGATGTGAAGGCAACAGTCAGTCTTGTACGCCTCTGTGCTGAGAAAGCACGTGAGAAGCAAGCACAACAAGAGGCTTTCATCCACCATCCGAAGGTGAAACCATTTGCCAATGTGCTGCGTAGCAATTATGGCGAACGCTATCGAGAGGCTGTTAACCGACTTTATCAGCTATCAACCGACCATGAGCCAGCCCTTGTCAGCGAGCTCTCCGCTGCTTATAACGCCTTTCATTCCGATGGTTTAATCAATGATATTCCCCGATTAGACTATATCCTCCGTTATCTCCGCATAGACATGCTGACGGATGAACCAGTAGCTAATGCCCTTGCACCACAACTCTCGCAGTACATAATGGATATTAATACGCTGAAGGAAGCCGACTTCTGTAACAGTAAGAGTATTCTTGAGCGTATCTATGTGACGACTGTTCATAAGGCAAAGGGACTGGAGTTTGATAATGTTATCATCTTTGATGCAGCCGATGGACGCTACCCGAACGCCTATAACAAGACGAAACAGCAGGACGAGGAAGACGCTCGTAAGTTCTATGTTGCCATGTCACGCGCTAAGCGTAGGCTGTTCATCGCCTATGCCCTGCAGATGGTCGATCGCCACGGAAGGGTTTTCAATCGTGAATTAACGCCCCTAATGGATAGTATTCAAAAGTATTTTAATTAG
- a CDS encoding glycosyltransferase family 2 protein, which produces MKVAIVILNWNGRSMMEQYLPSVLKFSRDEAEVIIADNASTDDSVAWLKETYPHVRVIELAENYGFAEGYNRALKQVDSEYYVLLNSDVEVTHHWLTPLIEEMDAHEDIAACQPKLLSVANPDAFEYAGASGGFIDRYGYPFCRGRIFDTVEDDNGQYDNSEEVLWATGACLMIRAKDYWAAGGLDGRFFAHNEEIDLCWRLHQMGKRIFCFPESYVYHVGGGTLPKSNPRKTFLNFRNNLTMLWKNLPEDELKHVMRVRWFLDYLAAFQTLILNHNWGEFKAIFSARRAFKKWRHEFERLPIRLDGVVKHRENIPSCTNDGRKKYALLWQYYVKGRKFFSSLSE; this is translated from the coding sequence ATGAAAGTAGCGATAGTCATATTGAACTGGAATGGACGAAGCATGATGGAGCAATATCTCCCTTCCGTGCTGAAATTCTCACGAGATGAAGCAGAGGTTATCATAGCCGACAATGCTTCAACAGATGACTCTGTCGCATGGTTGAAAGAAACTTATCCACATGTTCGCGTGATAGAATTAGCTGAGAACTACGGCTTTGCGGAAGGCTATAATCGTGCGTTAAAGCAGGTAGACAGTGAATATTACGTGTTGTTAAACAGTGATGTTGAGGTCACACACCACTGGCTTACGCCCCTCATCGAGGAGATGGACGCCCATGAGGATATAGCAGCTTGCCAGCCAAAATTGCTCTCTGTTGCTAATCCTGACGCTTTTGAGTATGCCGGTGCATCGGGAGGTTTCATTGATCGTTATGGCTATCCATTCTGCCGTGGACGTATCTTTGACACGGTAGAGGATGATAATGGGCAGTATGATAATAGTGAAGAGGTACTTTGGGCAACAGGAGCTTGCTTGATGATACGTGCCAAAGACTATTGGGCAGCAGGTGGATTGGACGGCAGATTCTTTGCTCATAATGAAGAAATCGACCTCTGTTGGCGTCTGCATCAGATGGGTAAGCGCATCTTCTGTTTCCCTGAAAGCTATGTTTATCACGTTGGAGGCGGTACATTGCCTAAGTCAAATCCACGTAAAACCTTCCTGAACTTCCGTAATAACTTGACCATGTTATGGAAGAACTTACCAGAAGATGAATTGAAACATGTCATGCGCGTAAGATGGTTTTTAGACTATTTAGCTGCATTTCAAACGCTGATTCTGAATCATAATTGGGGTGAATTTAAGGCGATTTTCTCAGCTCGTAGGGCTTTTAAAAAGTGGCGACATGAGTTTGAGAGATTACCTATTCGTCTTGATGGAGTAGTGAAACATCGAGAAAATATCCCTTCTTGCACGAATGATGGACGTAAGAAATATGCCCTCCTTTGGCAATATTACGTGAAGGGTCGTAAGTTTTTTAGCTCCTTATCTGAATGA